A region of the Corynebacterium falsenii genome:
ACCGATGGTTGGGTGGCTGGGCTCCAGCTAGCCCTGTTGGCGTACCAGGATGCCCAAGACACCGACGAGTTCCTCGACATGCTCGCCACCGCTCCCGGCGAGGTGTCCACGTATCTTGCCGAGGTGGTCTTCGACGGCCTGCCGCCAGATCTGCTCGAGATACTCCACGTCATCTCCGTCCCAGAGCGGATTAACGCTGAGTTCGTCAACGCACTTACAGGCCGAAGCGACGGCTCTCTATTGCTCTCCGACATCTCCCGGCGCAACCTGTTTCTCCAAGCCATTGATGACAACTCTGAGTGGTACCGCTTCCACCACATGTTCGCCGCTACCCTGCGCCGACGCTTCGCCGTGGTGGATCCCCAACGGCTCCACGACACGCGCATCGCCGCCGCGCAGTGGCTCAGCGCCCACAATCAACCATTTGATGCCGTCCATCAGGCCAACAAGGCCCCGGACCCCGAGCTCGCCATCGACATCGTCCGCACCCACGCCATGAACCTCGTGGAACACTCCCGCATGTCCTCGCTCATCGCGCTGTGCGAGCTCGTCCCCGCCCACGTCCGCGAGTCGGATACGGAACTGCAGCTCGCGCTCGCGTGGGCCAATTGCCTGCTCCACCGAGCTGCGGACGCCCAGTATTTCCTCGACCTCATGTCCCAGGAGGGCTTCTCCCAATCCCAAAGCATCGAGGCCTCCGTCATCCAGGCCTGCATCGACATGTACGCCGATGCCGTAGAGGACATCGCCCCCATGCAGGATGTCTGCTTCCCTTACGCGGATTCCCTGCGCCCGTGGGTGGTGTCCGTCGCCGCGAATATTGCCACGTTCGTGCACCTCCGCGCCGGGGATTCGGTCGGGGCGCTCAAGGTGCAGCGCTGGGCGCACCCCTATCACCGCGCGACCACCGGGCCGTTCTCAGTGGTCTACGGCCTGCTCTACAGCGCCCTCGCTCACCGCGACGCCAACGACGTCACCCGCGCCCAGAGCTACGCCCTCCATGGCTACGAAGTGGCCTGCAGCCAAGCCGGTTCGTATTCCCACGCCGCACGCCTCGCTGGCGCCGTTGTCGCCTCCCTCACCTACGCCCGCAAGGACTTCACCGTCCACGGCCCGGGTGAGTGGTACGACGTGGAGAAGCTTTGCCGCAACTACTGCGAGCTGCGCACCGAGGGCGGCGTGGTCGATTTCATGATCGCCGGTTACCTCACGCTTTCTCGCTATTACGCCGACCGCAACCGCCTCGACGACGCCAATGCTGTGCTTGACCAAGCTCTCCAGGTGGCACACAAGCTGCGACTGCACCGCCTCGCCACCCACGTGCACCTCGAACGCACGCTACTGCCCGACCCATCCGCGCTCCAGGCTGATGCTGCCCCCGCCTATCCCTTCAGCGCCGAGGACTCCGGTCAGTCCCCTGGGCTGGCTGGGGATGGGGATGCTGGTGGCGTCGACCGTGAACAAGAACCTTCGATATCCGACGCCGCAACGGACGACACCGAGTACGTGGAACTGAGCGACCGCGAAATCGAGATCCTCGCGCTGGTGCGCCAGGGGCTGAGTAACCGCGATATTGCCCGCAGGATCAGGCTCGGGGTGAACACGGTGAAGTGGTATCTGAAGAACCTGTTCGTGAAGTTCGATGTGTCCCGGCGCGATGACTGCGTGCGTGCGGCGGAGGATGCAGGCTTCGATCTAGATGGCCACGCATAGGCTAACCCCCGGGCGGCGACGGTGCTGAGTGGCTGTCGCTGCTCGGGGGTTAGAGGGGGGGTTAGAGGGGGGTTAGAGGTGCGGGGTTAGTTGGAGCGCTCCGGGATATCGATGCCGACCCACTCCTTGTAGAAGGTGTCGATATCCGGCTCGAAGTCGCGGATCACCGGGTACCACGGCACCGGGGCCTCCACCTCGAGGAGGTCGCCGGAGGTGGGGTCGATGTACTCGCGGATGACCTGCCAGTCCGTGGACGGGGCCATGAGCCGCGGGTAGATCTCCTCCATGTCCGCGGCGGTCTCACGGACGCGGATGAGGGCGTGCATCTTCCAGTTTTCGTTCCAGTCGCAGAACACGTGGCCGGACCATGACTTGATGACCCAACGCTTGTCGTCTGGCTGCTGGACGATGAAGAGCTTGGGGCCCAGGGGAAGCACGATCTTGTCGTCCCAGGGGACCTGCTCTTGGAGGATCTCCAGGTACATCGGGAAGCGCTCAATGTCCTTCGGAGAGCTGAGCATCTGCTGGTAGGTATCGTCGTCGATCTTGCCGTTGACGAGGTCCCTGACCTTTTCCTTGGTGTAAGCCATTGGTCTAGTCTCCTTGTGAGTAGTGGCTTGGGGTGGTGGCGCTGGTGGGGGTTTACTCTTCGACGAACTTCACCATGTGGACGTCCGGCAGTTCGGAGATGTCCATGGCGCGATCGCGGCCGAAGCTTGGCACCGGCAGATCTTCTTCCAGCAGGTCCCAGTCCTCCGGGATGTCCCAGAAGTCGCGGAACTCCTTACGGAAGCGTTGGCCGAGCTTGAACGACTGGGCGTACATGAGCTGGACCGGGATGGCGGCCTTCTTGTCGATGATGCGCTGACGCTCTTCCTTCATCCACTCGGAAACCGGCTTGGCCTTGGCGAGGCGGTCCTTGCGGATGTCCTCGCGCAGCTTCTCGGTGCCGGACTCGTCGAGTTCCCACACGCCGTCATTCTCGGTGGCCTTGACGCCGTAGACCGTTTCGACCAGGCGGGGCAGAACGTATCCGCCGTTCATGTCGTCGATCACGGCCTGCGGGTCACGCTCGAGCGGGTCGCCGTAACCGGGGCCGCCGCGCATGTAGTTGAGGTAGAGGTCGTAGTCCTTGAAGGCTTCCTCAGTGGTGACGGCCTGCTTGTCGCGCTTGATCTGCGCGTCCGGGATGAGGGCGTCGTACTTCGGGTTCTCCGGATCGGTGTCGCCACCGATCGGAATCTCCGCGCCGCTTTCGATGAGCTCCTTGAGGTTGGTGTCGTGGGCGGCGAAGCGGTAGCCGGAAGCTGCCGGGTAGCCACCCATGAGGCCCCAGTCGGAGGTGATGTTGGAGTTGCCCATGAAGAACATGGTCCAGTCCTTGGCGTTGTAGACCAGGCGGAGCGACTCGAAGCCACAGCCGCCGCGGTACTTGCCTGCACCACCGGAGCCGGCCTTGATCTGGCGGCCGAGGTAGACCAGGGGCTCGGCGAGCTCCCAGATCTCCATGTCGCCCATATCGCCTTCCGGGTTCCACATGGCCGCTGCGTGGGAGATGCCATCGCGGGTGGCGGAGGCGCCCACTCCGTTGGCTGCACACTCGAACGAGTTCACGGCGTGGATCTCGTCGTACTGGTTGAAGCCGCCGCCTTGCAGCCAGTTGGAGGTGTTGGCATTTCCGGAGTTGACTTCCTCGAGGTAGCCGCGGCCGGTGTAGGCGCGGGAGAGACCGCGCCACAGTGCGGACCAGGCGGAGACCATGAAGTGCCAGGAGTAGGCGAAGGCTACGCGCCGATCGTTCGGGTTTGTCCATGTGCCCTTGGGTAGGCGGAACTCGGTGCCGTAGGCCGCGCCGTCGTTGATCATCTCGGAGGGGATCAACGTTTGGGTCATCATCACCCAGATGCCGGAGGTGAAGCTCACCGGGTTCGCGTTGAAGGTGTGCCAGCCCCAGCGGGAGGCTCCCTCAAAGTCGATCTTCCAGGTGGCATCCGAGCGGATGGTGATCTCGGAGGGCGCGTGCATGATCGTGTCGACCTTGGCGAAGTCCGAGGGCAGGCGCACGTCTTCGTGGCTGAAGGGCACATCCACGAAGGCGGTTTGGCGGTAGGTGCCCGGAATGGTCATCGCCTTGATGCGGTTCTGCAGGCCCTCGCGGCCGTGCTCGACGGACTCGTAGGCGAACTTCCAGTAGGCGTCCAGGCCCTCGGATTCGATGACGTCGTACACGAGGTCGCGGATCATGTGGCAACCGGCGATGCGGGTGCGCTCGTCGAGCATCCAGTAGCGGGTGGTGCGGACCATGCGCTGGGACTCGTGGAGCCAGTCGCGCCACAGGGTGTCGTTGGAGCCGATCTTGCGGCAGGTGATGGAGTAACCGTCACCGAAGCGCTGAACCTGGCCGGTGGACATGGAGCCCGGGCCCACCGAGCCGGTGTCGATCACGTGGGTCACGCCGCCGACCCAGCCGATGAGCTTGCCTTCCCAGAAGATGGGCACCAGGGTGTGCACGTCACAGGGGTGCACGTTGCCGGTGAGGCAGTCGTTGTTGCAGAAAATATCGCCATCTTCCACGCCTGGGTTATCTTCCCAGTTGTTCTCGATCATGTACTTGATGGCCGCGCCCATCGTGCCCACGTGGATGATGATGCCGGTGGAGGTCAGGATCGAGTCGCCGCAGGCGTTGTAGAGGGTGAAGCAGAGCTCACCTTCCTGCTCCACGATGGGGGATGCTGCGATCTTCTTGGAGGTTTCGCGAGCGTCCACCAGGCCGGCGCGGAGGCGGGAGAAGATCTTGTTGTACTGGATTGGGCTGGAGGCGCGGAGGTCCTTGTCCTTCAGGCCTGCGTAGTGGCCCGTGGAGCGGGTCGCTTCCATGATCCGGTCGCGGTGAGCCTTGAGGGTCTCACCTCCGTAGACGATGCCTTCTTTGGGCCCGGAGTCCACGGAGTTGTCGGCAGGAGTGCCAATTGTGGTGGTCATGAGTGTCTTTCCTTCCCTTGGGGGTCCCTAGAGGTAGGGGCTTAGACTTCCTTGAGGTGGAAGATCCGGTGCTTGTCGAGGTAGGTTTCGAAGCCATCGGGGACCACGAAGGTGGTGGCATCGGACTCGATGATGGCGGGACCGGTGATCTCGTTGCCTGGCAGCAGCGATTCCATCTGGTACAGCTGCGCTTCCTTCCACTCGCCCTTGCGGTAGAAGCGGCGCGTGCCCAGGCGGGACTCCTCTGGCGGCTCTTTGCCTTGGAGTTCCTCTTCCGGAATCTGCGGCTTGGGGATGTCCACCTTGCCGCGCAGGATGGCGCCGGTCACCGAGTAGCCGAGCTCTGGGGAGCGGGCGGAGGCTGCGTAGACGCGGCCGTAGGTGTCGTTGAAGGTGTCCACCAAGGCGTCCCAGTCTTCGGCGCTGGAGGCCTTCGAGATGGGAGACTCGATTTCCAGGTCGTTGAGCTGGCCGCGGTACTGCATGCGGTAGCCGGGGATGAGGGTCACGTCCTCGGCCTTGTAGCCGTTGAGCTCGAATTCCTCAAGGACCTTCTCGGTGAGCTCTGACCAGGCGTCCTGGAGAACCTTCGCGTTGGCAGCCTTCTCGTCGTCGGCTGCATCCTCATCGATGTTGAGGTCGAGGGACTTGTCGTAGCGGTACTCGAAGTCTGCGGATGCGCATCCGAAGGCGGAGAAGCCAGCGGCCCAGGCGGGAACGAGGGTGTCCTGGAAGCCCAGGCCCTCGGTGTAGCCGTAGGTGTGTACCGGGCCGGCACCGCCGTAGGAGAAGCAGACGAAGCTCTCTGGCGAGTAGCCCTTGCCGGAGACCAGGGACTTCACGTAGTCGCGAAGTTCGGTATCGAGAATCTCGATCACGCCGGAGGCGGCTTCCTCCACGCTGAG
Encoded here:
- a CDS encoding helix-turn-helix transcriptional regulator, whose product is MTSSAQQGFHVPVARSRPPAPVRNEVHRDRILNRLLSDDPPLIVVTAPAGYGKSTLAAQWLKRREHTAQPHPTSVTAWMGVGEDDNAPIRFMSHLIEVIDSAIPGCAEHLGAALEEHTDDIARWGLPPIVDWIHQSEANLSLVFDDWHLIKEPRCQEILQWLVDHPCEQVTILITSRQRIPLPLRKLKLDGRLREVGAASLRFDPEELAEFVHDSPATRFDSAARARLLEATDGWVAGLQLALLAYQDAQDTDEFLDMLATAPGEVSTYLAEVVFDGLPPDLLEILHVISVPERINAEFVNALTGRSDGSLLLSDISRRNLFLQAIDDNSEWYRFHHMFAATLRRRFAVVDPQRLHDTRIAAAQWLSAHNQPFDAVHQANKAPDPELAIDIVRTHAMNLVEHSRMSSLIALCELVPAHVRESDTELQLALAWANCLLHRAADAQYFLDLMSQEGFSQSQSIEASVIQACIDMYADAVEDIAPMQDVCFPYADSLRPWVVSVAANIATFVHLRAGDSVGALKVQRWAHPYHRATTGPFSVVYGLLYSALAHRDANDVTRAQSYALHGYEVACSQAGSYSHAARLAGAVVASLTYARKDFTVHGPGEWYDVEKLCRNYCELRTEGGVVDFMIAGYLTLSRYYADRNRLDDANAVLDQALQVAHKLRLHRLATHVHLERTLLPDPSALQADAAPAYPFSAEDSGQSPGLAGDGDAGGVDREQEPSISDAATDDTEYVELSDREIEILALVRQGLSNRDIARRIRLGVNTVKWYLKNLFVKFDVSRRDDCVRAAEDAGFDLDGHA
- a CDS encoding hydantoinase B/oxoprolinase family protein, giving the protein MTTTIGTPADNSVDSGPKEGIVYGGETLKAHRDRIMEATRSTGHYAGLKDKDLRASSPIQYNKIFSRLRAGLVDARETSKKIAASPIVEQEGELCFTLYNACGDSILTSTGIIIHVGTMGAAIKYMIENNWEDNPGVEDGDIFCNNDCLTGNVHPCDVHTLVPIFWEGKLIGWVGGVTHVIDTGSVGPGSMSTGQVQRFGDGYSITCRKIGSNDTLWRDWLHESQRMVRTTRYWMLDERTRIAGCHMIRDLVYDVIESEGLDAYWKFAYESVEHGREGLQNRIKAMTIPGTYRQTAFVDVPFSHEDVRLPSDFAKVDTIMHAPSEITIRSDATWKIDFEGASRWGWHTFNANPVSFTSGIWVMMTQTLIPSEMINDGAAYGTEFRLPKGTWTNPNDRRVAFAYSWHFMVSAWSALWRGLSRAYTGRGYLEEVNSGNANTSNWLQGGGFNQYDEIHAVNSFECAANGVGASATRDGISHAAAMWNPEGDMGDMEIWELAEPLVYLGRQIKAGSGGAGKYRGGCGFESLRLVYNAKDWTMFFMGNSNITSDWGLMGGYPAASGYRFAAHDTNLKELIESGAEIPIGGDTDPENPKYDALIPDAQIKRDKQAVTTEEAFKDYDLYLNYMRGGPGYGDPLERDPQAVIDDMNGGYVLPRLVETVYGVKATENDGVWELDESGTEKLREDIRKDRLAKAKPVSEWMKEERQRIIDKKAAIPVQLMYAQSFKLGQRFRKEFRDFWDIPEDWDLLEEDLPVPSFGRDRAMDISELPDVHMVKFVEE
- a CDS encoding acetone carboxylase subunit gamma — protein: MAYTKEKVRDLVNGKIDDDTYQQMLSSPKDIERFPMYLEILQEQVPWDDKIVLPLGPKLFIVQQPDDKRWVIKSWSGHVFCDWNENWKMHALIRVRETAADMEEIYPRLMAPSTDWQVIREYIDPTSGDLLEVEAPVPWYPVIRDFEPDIDTFYKEWVGIDIPERSN